A region of the Nocardia asteroides genome:
GCGAAATCCCAAGGCTGGTCGTCATGGCCGAGCACCCGGAAGGCCAAGCCCAGGACATCGGGCAGTCCGTCCGGCATCCCGACACCCTTGGACAGCCGTGCGATCACCGCGCGATCACCGGGGCCGAACAGCGGCTCGAACTCGGGTTCCGCGTGCAGACGACCGGCCAGGTGCAACCCGTTCGGGTGGAATACCCGCGCATGCCGGATCCGTGCTCCGGCCGCGAACGCGTTCTTCACCACTGCGGCTGGTAGATCGACCATGGTGATCCTCCCGGGTAGGCGTCGTGTGCCTCCCGATTGCCCGGGCTCGTGCCGGGTAAACCGCGCTCAGGCCGGTTGCACGCCGATCCGGCCGCTCATCGGAACGGACCGGAAATGGGTGGTGAGCCGGTGGTCGTCATCGATGACGTGCAGCGAGACCGCCGGGTCAGGGGCGTAGTCCATGACGTGATCGGGCAGGTCGAGTTCCCACTCGCCGCTCAGCACCGACGCGGTGCTGGGGGCGACCAGCAGCGGGCGTCCCCCGAACGTGGTGGTCGCGGCCGAATGCGCGTGGCCGGTGAGCACGGCGAGGATCCGGTCGTCACCGGCGACCAGGTCGGCCAGCCGCTGCGGGTCGGCGAGGGAGATCTCGTCGACGATCGGGCTGAACAGGTGCGCGGGGGGATGGTGCAGCGCGAGCAGGATCGGCTTGCCCGCGGGCGCGGCGTCGAGCACCTCGCCCAGCCACCGGTAGGTCTCCTCGGCAAGTCGACCGCCTGCCTCGCCCGGGACGCTCGAATCCAGCAGCGCGATGGTGAGATCGCCGATGCGGTGCACGTGGTTGATCGGTGCGTCGGAGGTGGGCTCGCCGAGCAGGCCGGTGCGGAACCCGGCGCGGTCGTCGTGATTGCCGGGGATGGCGTACACCGGGGTCTCGGCGTGGAACGCGAGCTTGGCCTCCGCGTACTGCTCGGGTTTGCCGGATTCGGTGACGTCGCCGGTCACCAGGATGGCATCGGGTCTGCGGCGCAGGCCGGCGAGGAACGCCATGACCCGCTGTACACGTTCGGCGTTGCGGGTGCCGAGATCGAAATGTGTGTCGCTGACCTGAGCCACCAGGATCATCGGCATTCGCTTTCGCTAGGGGTTCGCTGCACTGCGTCAGAGTGTGCGCGCGTCGCGCCCGCCGCACGCCATCAGGCTAATTGACCTGCGTATTACGCGTCGCCATGACGCTCGCCACCGCGCGAATGATGTCCGCCGGTATGTGCGGAGAGTCACATTGTGAAGCGTGTGGTGGTGCTGGTCGGGGCTCCGTATCGAGCGGTCCCGGCACATGGAAGGTGGCGCCGATGCCCGTGCTTTTGGAAACGTCAGGATGCGGGCGGTTCGGACACCGCGTCGGAGAGGGTGCGCAGGGCGCGCAGGAAAACGCGGCGGTCCGATGCGGGAAGCCGTTCGAGCAGGCGGTCCTCGCCGGCCTGGATGTCGTGCTGGGCGCGGTCGCGCAGATCGCGGCCCGCGTCGGTGAGCGACACCAGGTTGACCCGCCGGTCCGCGGGGTCCGGCTCGCGGGTGATCAGTCCCCGGCGCTGGAGTTCGTCGAGCACGCCGATGATGCGGGTCTTGTCCGCGCCGATCGCCTTGGCCAGCGCCGCCTGGGTGTGGACGGGTTCGGAGTCGAGGCCGAGCAGCACGGCGTAGCCCCACATCGACAGCTCGTGGCGCTCCAGCACGGGCAGCTCCAGGGCCATCAACGCCCGGCCGAGCGGCACGAGCATCGCGGCGAGATCGGGACGGACGTTCGGCATGGATCGACGATACTGCTTGGCAAATCGTACGCTTAAGCTTACTATAAGCTCATGCTTACTGAATCTATGGAAGATATGCGCGCCCGTCACGCCCGTTCGGTTCGATTGACCGTGGACGTCGTCGCCCGCGTGCGCCCTGATCAGCTGGATGCCGAAACCCCTTGCACTGGTTGGCGTCTACGTGACCTGCTGGAACACATGACCGCGCAGAATCACGGCTTCGCCGCTGCCGCGCGGGGCGGCGACGATCCCGGGGTCTGGGCTGTCCGCACGTCCGCCGATCCGGTCGCCGCCTATCTCGCCTCCGCCGACGACGTGGTCGCCGCCTTCGCCGCGCAAGACGTCTTCGAGCGCTCGCTGGCGTTTCCGGAAGCGCCTGGCCACCCTGTTCCCGCCACCCAGGCGATCGGCTTCCACCTGGTGGACAGCGTCGTCCACGCCTGGGACGTCGCACGATCGATCGGAGAAACCGTCACTCCCGATCCGGCCGTAGCCGAAGCGGCGCTGAACATAGCCCTCGCCGTCCCCGACGGCCCCGAACGGTCCGCCCCCGGTTCGGTCTTCGCGCCGGCGCTGTCCGTCCCGGAACAATCCTCGACGCTCGACCGCATCCTCTTGCTCCTCGGCCGCTCCCCGAACTGGCCGAGCTGACCGTCCGCCCGTCGCTCCCAAGGCTTTCCGCTGCTCGCACCGGCGGCGAATATGTGCACAGCCCGCCTGGGGATGACTGTGGAGGAAACGGAGTCGACGCCCAGGTGACCGACACCGGGCTGTAAGCGGAAGGGGATCGCGGGCTGGGTCAGCGGAGGGTAGGCAGCAGGCCGGCGGCGTGGGCGAGGGTCGCCGGGTCGGCGGATTCCCCCGGCGGGCCCCAGAACTCGGTGTCGGGTTCGGCGGTCAACCTCAGTTCCGGCGGGGTGCGCCAGGAGGCGGTCAGGCCCAGGCGCCAGGAATGCAAGTAGGTCCGTTGGTGGGCGCCGGAGCGATCGAACAAGGGGTCGCCGACGATCGGATGTCCGGTCCAGGCGAGATGGACGCGAATCTGGTGACGGCGGCCGGTGACGGGGCGCAGCGCGAGGACGGTGTGCGCCGGGGCGCGCAGCACGGTCACGAAATGGGTGAGCGAGGGATAGTTCTTGGCGGGCAGCAGGTCGGTGTCCTCGACGAACCAGCGGCCCTCCCGGCAGCGGATGCTTTCGCGCGGGGCCGCGATGCGCACCCGGTTCTTGCGTCCCACGCTGAGCGGCAGATCGATCACGCCGGAATCGGGCAGGCCGGTGGCCGCGACGACGGCCAGATACGCCTTGTCGGCGGTCTGTTTGTTGAACTGCCTGGTCAGCTCGCCGTGCGCGGGCAGTTCCTTCGCGAACAGGATCAGGCCGGAGGTCACCTTGTCGATCCGGTGCACCGGATAGAGCGTTTCACCGGAGGCGGCCGCCAGCTCGACGAGGTCGGTATCGTGGCGCTCCCCGGTGACGGAGATTCCGGCGGGTTTGTGCAGAGCCAGAATCGCCGCGTCCTCCTCGACGAGGGAACGCGCGCGCAGCTGTGACCAGTCGGTGTCCACCGGACGAGCCTAGGGCGGCTGTGGTCGGCTGCGGCACGCGGTCGCGGCTACCTGCCGTTCTTGCCGTTACGGCGGAGCAGGTGCGGGCGCAGGCGATTGAAGCCGCGCACCCGGACGCTGCGCAGGTGCTTGATGGTGAACGAAGGGTCGCCCTCCAACGCGGCGGCGGCGTGGTCGTCGATCAGGACGGTGCCCGGCCGCGCGACGCCGGTGAGCCGGGACGCGATGTTCACCACCGAGCCGTACAGATCTCCGAAGCGTTGCAGGACCGGGCCGTAGGCGATGGCGACGCGCAGGTCCGGGGTGCCGCCGACCATCATGGTCGACTCCTGGATGGCCAGGGCGGTGCGGGCGGCCTCGGTGGCGCTCTCGGTGGCGAACATGACTTCGTCGCCGACGTTCTTGATCACCCATCCGCCGTTCTCGGTGATGGCGGCGGTGGTGGTGGATTCGAACGCCTCGAGCAGCATGGACAGCTCGTCGGGGTGCAAATGCCTGGTCAGCCTGGTGTAGCCGACCATGTCGGCGAAACCGACGGCCAATTCGCGCACCGACTCACCCGCGCTCGTCCCCGGGTCGAGCGAGCGCGACAGCGCCGCGGCGAGATGCCGTCGCCACGCGTAGATGTTCAGCTGCTCGAGCGTGGCGATGGCGCCTTCGGTGGCGATGCGCACGGCCTCCTCCGGATCGGCGGCGGGGTCCATGCTCGCGATGCGCTCCTCGATCTCCGCCAGCACCAGGTCCACCTGCCATTCGGCCAGCCGCGCCATGCCCTGGCCGAGCGTGCGCGCGGTCGCCGACTGCTGCCGGGTGTCCGCCGCGGCCAGGACGGTCAGCTGCTCGAAGTTGCGAACCGCGGCGACGTCGGCGTCGGCGTAGTCGACCGCCGCGTCTCCGATACTCGACGGGAAACCGAGCGCCAACCACAATCGCTTCGTCAGCGCCGTCGTCGTCCCGGACCGCTCCGCGACCTCGGTGCGGTTGTACCGGCGCGCTCCGTCGAGCAAATAGGACTCGACGATCGACCGCACCAGCTCGGACCTCTCGGTGGGCACCATGATCGGTACCTTACGGGCCACCTCCGAAGAGTCCGCGTCCATTGGGTGAGTTCACATAACTCCGTCTACCCGAGGTCGACTTCGGCCCCGCACCGACAGCGTGTGCGTCCTCTGTGACCACCGAGACGGTCCCCGCCGTGCCGTGTGGGCTCGGTCGGTACACCCGCGCGCCGGCGGCGGGTATGCGCTTGGGCGCGAACGGATTCGATCGCGCAGCGCCAGGGCTAGGTGGTGGTGGACGGAGTGCGTCCGCGGAAGGTGCGGCGGAGGTCGTCGACCCATTCGGCCGGTATTTCCCACGGGATGAAGTGCCCGCCGTGGTGGTGGGCGGTGAGGTTGACGTGGTTGTACCAATCGCCGCGGTCGCTGTCGAGGAAGCTTTGCACCCGGCGGTCGGTGGTGACGCCGCGCGGGTTCTCGTAGCCGACGAAGGTGATGCCGGTGGGAGCCTCGACGGGGGGCTGCCGGTCGTGCGAAGGGCGCCACGGGTAGCGATTGTTGTTGGCGTAGGTGCGGATCGAAGAGCCGATGGAGTTGGTGACCCAGAAGATCATCGCGTGGGTGAGCAGGTCGTCCTTGCCGAAGACGGACTCGATGTCGCCGCCGTTGTCGCTCCAGCTCACCCAGCGTTGCAGGATCCAGGCGAGCAGTCCGGCGGGCGAGTCGGACAAGCCGTAGGCGAGGGTGCTCGGTTCGAGCACATGCGCGGCCAGGTGGACGGCGAAGCGCCGTTCCAGCGCGATGATCCGGGCGCGCACGTCGGCGGGCAGGCCGTCCGGAATGGGTCTGCCGCCGGTGATGTCCCAACCGCGGTCGCCGTCGAACAGGGTGAGCTTCTGGCCGGAGCCGATGTGGATGCCGTACAACTCGTCGGCGTACTTGTGCCCGAGCTGCCCCGTGACCAGCGCGCCGACATCACAGCCCGCCGCGGCGTACTTCGTATGACCGAGCGTCTCGGTCATGAGAACGTGCCAGAGGTCGGCGACCTTCCAGAAGTTCATGTCCGGGTTGTCCGGCAGCGGCGCGGAGAATCCGAACCCGGGGAACGAGGGGACGATCACCTCGAACGCATCGGCAGGGTCGCCGCCGAATGCCGCGGGGTCGGCCAGCGGGTCGACAACCTTCGCCCAGTGCCAGAATGTCCATGGCCACCCGTGGGTGAGGAGCAACGGAGTCGGGTTCGGCCCGGCGCCCGGCTTTCGCATGAAATGCACCGGCACGCCGTCGGTCTCGACGAAGTAGTGCTCGTAAGCGTTGATCGCGGCCTCGGCGGCGCGCCAGTCGTAATCGGTGCGCCAGTACTCGACCAGTTCCTGGAGATAGGTCCGCGATACGCCGTAGGACCAGTCCTCATTACCCGCGTCGACCGGCCAGCGCGTCAGCTCGAGTCGTCGCCGCAGGTCGGTGAGCACCTCGTCGGACACATGAATGGGCGTGGACTCCAGCGGGAACGGCCGCTTCTCGACTCCACGGGAACGCTCATGACTCACCGGGCCAGTATGCTCCGCGCGTCCCCCGTGTTCGGCGTCAGTTCACCCGACGCTGCCGATCAGTCGTGTCCTTTTCCGGTGTGCGGAGAAGGCGGATTTGATCACGGAGGTCATCGCCACCCTCGGCGCACCGCGATAACGTCGGGCCGACGGATGGATCTCTGATCGGAGGGCGCTGTGGTCAAGACCGGAGGGGCTGCGAAGCTCGAGGTCACGGAGGGTGCGCTGACGCACGGCATGCCGTACTTCGCCATCGGTTCGGGTCGGCCACTGGTGTTCCTCCGGTGGTTCACCCCCGACCACGCGAATCCGCACGGTTGGATGCGTGACTCCGAGATCAAGGTGCTGCGGCCGCTGGCCGGGCACTTCCGCGTCTTCGCGGTGGGCCGCGCGCCCGGCATGGCCGAGGGCATCACGATGGCCGAGATCGCCGCCGAGCACGCGGACGCGCTGCGCGGCGAGTTCGGCGAGCCGGTCGACGTGCTCGGCATCTCCTCGGGTGGTTCGGTGGCATTGCAACTCGCCGCCGACCATCCGCGAGTT
Encoded here:
- a CDS encoding MarR family winged helix-turn-helix transcriptional regulator, with the protein product MPNVRPDLAAMLVPLGRALMALELPVLERHELSMWGYAVLLGLDSEPVHTQAALAKAIGADKTRIIGVLDELQRRGLITREPDPADRRVNLVSLTDAGRDLRDRAQHDIQAGEDRLLERLPASDRRVFLRALRTLSDAVSEPPAS
- a CDS encoding TIGR03086 family protein gives rise to the protein MEDMRARHARSVRLTVDVVARVRPDQLDAETPCTGWRLRDLLEHMTAQNHGFAAAARGGDDPGVWAVRTSADPVAAYLASADDVVAAFAAQDVFERSLAFPEAPGHPVPATQAIGFHLVDSVVHAWDVARSIGETVTPDPAVAEAALNIALAVPDGPERSAPGSVFAPALSVPEQSSTLDRILLLLGRSPNWPS
- a CDS encoding epoxide hydrolase: MSHERSRGVEKRPFPLESTPIHVSDEVLTDLRRRLELTRWPVDAGNEDWSYGVSRTYLQELVEYWRTDYDWRAAEAAINAYEHYFVETDGVPVHFMRKPGAGPNPTPLLLTHGWPWTFWHWAKVVDPLADPAAFGGDPADAFEVIVPSFPGFGFSAPLPDNPDMNFWKVADLWHVLMTETLGHTKYAAAGCDVGALVTGQLGHKYADELYGIHIGSGQKLTLFDGDRGWDITGGRPIPDGLPADVRARIIALERRFAVHLAAHVLEPSTLAYGLSDSPAGLLAWILQRWVSWSDNGGDIESVFGKDDLLTHAMIFWVTNSIGSSIRTYANNNRYPWRPSHDRQPPVEAPTGITFVGYENPRGVTTDRRVQSFLDSDRGDWYNHVNLTAHHHGGHFIPWEIPAEWVDDLRRTFRGRTPSTTT
- a CDS encoding metallophosphoesterase — its product is MILVAQVSDTHFDLGTRNAERVQRVMAFLAGLRRRPDAILVTGDVTESGKPEQYAEAKLAFHAETPVYAIPGNHDDRAGFRTGLLGEPTSDAPINHVHRIGDLTIALLDSSVPGEAGGRLAEETYRWLGEVLDAAPAGKPILLALHHPPAHLFSPIVDEISLADPQRLADLVAGDDRILAVLTGHAHSAATTTFGGRPLLVAPSTASVLSGEWELDLPDHVMDYAPDPAVSLHVIDDDHRLTTHFRSVPMSGRIGVQPA
- a CDS encoding adenylate/guanylate cyclase domain-containing protein, which produces MVPTERSELVRSIVESYLLDGARRYNRTEVAERSGTTTALTKRLWLALGFPSSIGDAAVDYADADVAAVRNFEQLTVLAAADTRQQSATARTLGQGMARLAEWQVDLVLAEIEERIASMDPAADPEEAVRIATEGAIATLEQLNIYAWRRHLAAALSRSLDPGTSAGESVRELAVGFADMVGYTRLTRHLHPDELSMLLEAFESTTTAAITENGGWVIKNVGDEVMFATESATEAARTALAIQESTMMVGGTPDLRVAIAYGPVLQRFGDLYGSVVNIASRLTGVARPGTVLIDDHAAAALEGDPSFTIKHLRSVRVRGFNRLRPHLLRRNGKNGR
- a CDS encoding RNA pseudouridine synthase, producing the protein MDTDWSQLRARSLVEEDAAILALHKPAGISVTGERHDTDLVELAAASGETLYPVHRIDKVTSGLILFAKELPAHGELTRQFNKQTADKAYLAVVAATGLPDSGVIDLPLSVGRKNRVRIAAPRESIRCREGRWFVEDTDLLPAKNYPSLTHFVTVLRAPAHTVLALRPVTGRRHQIRVHLAWTGHPIVGDPLFDRSGAHQRTYLHSWRLGLTASWRTPPELRLTAEPDTEFWGPPGESADPATLAHAAGLLPTLR